One window from the genome of bacterium encodes:
- a CDS encoding SDR family oxidoreductase, with translation MKILVTGATGYIGGRLVPRLLKQGHAVRCLARRPEALSGRPWPGAEIVAGDALDPSTLAAALAGVDVAYYLIHSMTAGEEGFEDRDRKAARHFADAARAAGVKRIIYLGGLGVQGEALSPHLKSRQEVGEILRSSGVPVTEFRAAIIVGSGSLSFEMIRALAERLPVMIGPQWVMSRCQPIAIRDVLAYLTAAAGEPRAAGRVFEIGGADVLTYRDMMLGYAKVRGLKRRLLPVPVLTPRVSSYWVDLVTPIPAALARPLIEGLKNDVVCGSREALETFDIRPIGYEEAVRLALERIEEGEVETIWSGSQSSLEAVPAPPPLHPTLPHLEMREGMILERRETEVEARPEAVFRVFSGIGGERGWFYMDWVWRLRGFLDRLVGGIGMRRGRRNPDTLRAGDALDFWRVEAVRENRLLRLRAEMKVPGRAWLQFEVVPESGSEASVLSQTAYFEPKGLAGLLYWVVLYPFHRPIFSGLIREIKRRSEEASS, from the coding sequence ATGAAGATCCTCGTCACCGGCGCGACCGGTTACATCGGCGGGCGTCTGGTCCCGCGCCTCTTGAAGCAAGGGCACGCCGTCCGGTGCCTGGCGCGGCGGCCGGAGGCCCTCTCGGGCAGGCCCTGGCCCGGCGCGGAGATCGTGGCCGGGGACGCCCTCGATCCCTCGACGCTCGCCGCGGCGCTCGCCGGGGTCGACGTGGCGTACTACCTGATCCATTCCATGACGGCGGGCGAGGAGGGGTTCGAGGACCGCGATCGGAAGGCCGCCCGCCATTTCGCCGACGCCGCGCGCGCCGCCGGCGTCAAGCGCATCATCTATCTCGGCGGTCTGGGCGTCCAAGGCGAGGCCCTCTCGCCGCACTTGAAGAGCCGCCAGGAGGTGGGGGAGATCCTGCGGTCGTCGGGCGTCCCCGTGACGGAATTCCGCGCCGCCATCATCGTCGGCTCCGGAAGCCTTTCCTTTGAAATGATCCGCGCCCTGGCCGAACGCCTGCCGGTGATGATCGGCCCCCAGTGGGTCATGAGCCGCTGCCAGCCGATCGCGATCCGGGACGTGCTGGCCTACCTCACGGCCGCCGCCGGGGAGCCTCGCGCGGCCGGGCGGGTCTTTGAGATCGGCGGGGCGGACGTCCTGACCTATCGGGACATGATGCTCGGCTACGCGAAGGTGAGGGGGCTTAAGAGGCGGCTCCTCCCCGTGCCCGTGCTGACGCCCCGCGTCTCCTCCTACTGGGTGGACCTGGTCACGCCCATTCCGGCGGCCCTCGCCCGCCCGCTCATCGAGGGGCTTAAGAACGACGTCGTCTGCGGCTCGCGGGAGGCCCTCGAAACCTTCGACATCCGTCCCATCGGCTACGAAGAGGCCGTCCGGCTCGCCCTGGAGCGGATCGAAGAAGGCGAGGTCGAGACCATTTGGTCGGGTTCCCAGTCCTCGTTGGAAGCGGTCCCCGCGCCGCCGCCGCTCCACCCGACGCTCCCTCACCTGGAAATGCGGGAGGGCATGATCCTGGAAAGACGCGAAACGGAGGTCGAGGCCCGGCCCGAGGCCGTCTTCCGGGTCTTTTCGGGGATCGGCGGAGAGCGCGGCTGGTTCTACATGGATTGGGTCTGGCGGCTGCGCGGATTTCTGGACCGTCTGGTGGGAGGCATCGGGATGCGGCGGGGACGCCGGAATCCGGACACCCTCAGGGCGGGGGACGCGCTCGACTTCTGGCGCGTGGAAGCGGTGCGCGAGAATCGCCTGCTTCGTCTCCGGGCCGAGATGAAGGTGCCCGGACGCGCCTGGCTTCAGTTCGAGGTGGTTCCGGAGTCGGGGTCCGAGGCCT
- a CDS encoding DUF4215 domain-containing protein, with the protein MRSPRMFYLVAFLALLAVPAGAAAPVCGDGNNQGTEDCDDGNLIDGDGCSAACTIETGWDCDKADPSNCDPICGDATVIGTEQCDDGNTVDGDCCSATCQFEAAGSPCDDGLICSTSDQCDGAGVCAGAGSTCGDGVLDDVSCGEECDDNNTTDGDGCSSICVIEICGDGSVNNSGAEECDDGNTTGDDGCDATCQLECGNGAINGAEECDDGNASDNDGCDSVCQLECGNGAIDGVEECDDGNTTGGDGCSADCKNENAPACGDGILQAGEDCDDGNVTGGDGCSATCKSEVAAVCGDGAIEGTEECDDGGTVDGDGCSSLCTNEGAPACGDSVLQAGEECDDGNGDDGDGCSSDCVIEADGGGGEDGGGGCSLIRE; encoded by the coding sequence ATGAGATCCCCAAGAATGTTTTACTTAGTGGCGTTCCTCGCTCTTCTGGCGGTTCCGGCCGGGGCCGCGGCACCGGTGTGCGGTGACGGCAACAATCAGGGCACGGAGGATTGCGACGACGGCAACCTGATCGACGGCGATGGATGCAGCGCCGCTTGCACCATCGAGACGGGCTGGGACTGCGACAAGGCGGATCCCAGCAACTGCGACCCGATCTGCGGCGATGCGACCGTGATCGGCACCGAGCAGTGCGACGACGGCAATACGGTCGACGGCGATTGCTGCAGCGCGACGTGCCAGTTCGAGGCCGCGGGCTCGCCCTGCGACGACGGGCTGATCTGTTCAACCTCCGACCAATGTGACGGCGCCGGGGTTTGCGCCGGCGCGGGTTCGACCTGCGGCGACGGAGTTCTCGATGACGTGAGTTGCGGCGAGGAGTGCGACGACAACAACACGACCGACGGCGACGGATGCAGCAGCATCTGCGTCATAGAGATCTGCGGCGACGGCTCCGTGAACAACAGCGGCGCAGAAGAATGCGACGACGGGAACACAACCGGCGACGATGGCTGTGACGCCACCTGCCAGTTGGAGTGCGGCAACGGCGCGATCAATGGCGCCGAGGAGTGCGACGACGGCAACGCGTCCGACAACGACGGCTGCGATTCGGTCTGCCAGTTGGAGTGCGGCAACGGCGCGATCGACGGGGTCGAGGAATGCGACGACGGGAATACCACCGGCGGCGACGGCTGCTCGGCGGATTGCAAGAATGAAAACGCTCCCGCCTGCGGCGACGGTATCCTGCAGGCCGGCGAAGACTGCGACGACGGGAATGTCACCGGCGGCGACGGCTGCTCGGCCACCTGCAAGAGCGAGGTAGCGGCCGTTTGCGGCGACGGAGCCATTGAGGGCACCGAGGAGTGCGACGACGGAGGAACGGTCGACGGCGACGGTTGCTCAAGCCTCTGCACGAACGAAGGCGCCCCCGCTTGCGGCGACAGCGTCCTCCAGGCGGGCGAGGAGTGCGATGACGGCAACGGGGATGACGGCGACGGCTGCTCCTCGGATTGCGTGATTGAGGCAGACGGCGGTGGCGGGGAAGACGGCGGCGGCGGCTGCAGCCTCATCCGCGAATAA